The segment ctgtcttgtctgtagtctagtgtatagtctggtctatagtttagcctatagtctagtatagagtgtaggctatagtgtagtcaatagtctagtatgtaacctagtgtatagtttagtctatagtcaaatctatagcctagtctatagtctagtatagagtgTAGGCTATACTgtattctatagcctattctatagtctagtatgtaatctagtctatagtctagtctatagtcttgtatatagtctagtctatagcctagtctataatccagtttatagtctagcctattgtctagtttatagtctaatccagtctgtagtctagtctatagttcagtctatagtctagcctatagtatagcctatagtatagcctattgtctagtctatagcctagtctattgtttagtacatactctagtctattgtctagtctttaccctagtccatagtctagtctaaaactatttagaaatatttaagaatCACAACAATATCCTAAGGaacgggttccagaagtaagtggttctgtttttactcgttctagaactagctgtttttagaacaagttctaaatttttttctgaattatgagaaataattgaaatgaaattaaataattttgaataaattaaataataatgttatataCGCTTAACAAATCAGTTTTATGCCTATAAAAATGCCTAACGaattgataaataaattaaatgtttaaaaaaatactattttaatattacacatAATATATATAGTTGCTTACACATTGCTTAAAACCAAACAGAAGGAAATATTCCATTATTAAGTCTTTAACATGAAATCGTTTTTatctaaattcaatattttgtggattttattactttatgttAAAAGCACTGCAgctgtaagttttttttaaaagaagaaaatcaaaactaattttaataaattgtattgtagGGAAATAATCAAAGCGCAGCTATTATAAATGGTTTTCGAGCCATACCAGGGGAATATCCCTGGCATGTGCTCTTAAAAGAAACACCACAAGGTTCATTACTGTGTGGGGGTTctgttataaacaatatatggGTTTTAACAGCAGCTCATTGCATTTTAAACATGGAATCGGTTTATATGCAATTTGGAACAGTAGAGCTCTTTTCCAATGCCCCTAGTATGACTTCTACGGCATTATTTCCACATCCGACATACAATTCAGCTGCTGGTGATGATGATATTGGACTTATTCAGCTACCTTATCCATTGATTTATAATTCTTTCATTCAACCCATACCATTAGTTACATCGGAGGAAGCTGCGAATAATGATTTTATTGGCGTTCTTGCGCTTATAAGCGGTTTTGGTGATTACATTAATAAAGTACGAAGAATTTCAGAATGGTTATTATGGGGTCCTGAAGTAGTTGTCAGTAATAATGTATGTGCTGCGTCATATGGACCAACGCCAGCTGCACACATGTGTTCAGTTGGTTATACTGTTGATAGGCAGCATCCATGTAAAGGTGACTCTGGTGGTGCTTTAGTTTGGAGAAATCCAATGAATGTGTATAAACAAATTGGTGTGTTTTCTTATGGAAGAGAAACAAATTGTGCTGGTTATCCTTCGGGTTATATGAGAGTTTCTTcgtatttagattttattaataatataaccagtttaaattttaactaaattattaatttgtagtTATCGCTATATACATCTACACATTAGGTTCGTCCCGATTGTGTgggaatgaaattttaatatgtttttagatagcatttcttaaaatttttgtcttgCCGTCAATATTTGTTAAGTTGAGTGGGTCAACTAgtaaaaagactagactatagattatattacATACGATAGACAGTAcaatagtgcagactatatataaaactatataagAGACTCTACACTAGGGTTATAACCAAAATTATTCCCTAATATTACGTAGTAGCCATTAGTAGTCAAGAAAACCTGTTTCTCAGATTATTTTGGTACAAAAACAGATTTTctaaaaccattaaaaaaatttttcatgaatttttaaaagagtctaatctatagcctagtctatagtcttttctatagtatagtttatagtctagtatttagtctagcctatagtctatcctactgtgttgtctgtagtctagtctataatctagactatagtcaagtctatagtctggtctatagtctagtctttagtctggtctatagtttagtctatagtctggtgtatagtctagtatatagtctagcatataatgtaatttagtctacagtttagtctgtagtccagtctaaagtctagtctataatctagtttatagtctagcctattgtctagtctatagtctaatccagtctgtagtctagtgtatagtctagcctattgtctagtctatagtagagtctattgtttagtacatagtctagcATATTGTCTAGTATTTACTAGGGTAAATactatttagaaatatttttaggaaTCACAACAATATCCTAAGGAAGGGGTTCTAGAAGCAATAGCGACACTACACTAGTTCTAtggctgttgtttaagaatctaaagtggttctgttttcattcgttctagaactagtagttttttTGTCTGAATTATGagaaataattgaataaaattaaataattttgaataaattaaataagaatattATATACGCGTAACAAATCAGTTTTATACCTATAAAAATGCCTAACGAATTGTGGGGGTtctgttacaaacaatatatGTGTTTTAACAGCTGCTCATTGCATTGTAAAAAGGCAATCGGTTTATATGCAATTTGGAACAGTAAAGCTCTATTCCAATGCCCCTAGTATGACATCTACGGCATTATTACCACATCCGACATACAGTTCAGCTGCTAATAAAGATGATATTGACTTATAATTCTTTCATTCAACCCATACCATTAGTTACATCGGAGGAAACTGCGAATAATGATTTTATTGGCGTTATTTCGTTTATATGCGGTTTTGGTTATTTCATCAATAATGTACGAAAAATTTCAGAATGGTTATTATGGGGTGCTGAAGAAGTTGTCAGTAATAATTTATGTGCTGCGTCATATGGACCAACGCCAGCTGAACGTATATGTTCGATTGGTTATACTGCTAATAGGCAGCATCCATGTAAAGGTGACTCTGGTGGTGCTTTAGTTTGGAGAAATCCAATGAAAGTGCATAAACAAATTGGTGTATTTTCTTATGGAAGAATAGCAAATTGTTCTGGTTTTCCTTCGGGTTATATGAGAATTTCTTcgtatttagattttattaataatataaccggtttaaatttttactgattaataaatttttagttggCGCTATATACATTAAGTTCCTACCGATTGTAtggaaatgaaattttaatatgttcttaaaatttcttaaaatttttgtcctGCCGTCAATATTTGTTAAGTTGAGTGTGTCAACTAataaaaagactagactatagactattatgtACGATAGACTGTACAatagttcagaatatattttgaactataaactagactctacACTAGGGATATAACTATAACTATGTAAATAAGGTCCTAACACTAAGTAGTAGCTATTAATAGCCACAAAGACCTGTTTCTCAGATCATTTTGGTGAAAAAAGTAAaccgatttttaaaaatttttttttaaatttttttaaaatttccaatagaatATATAGTTTcggcaaataattttaaaaccgaTGTCTCTATCTTCAACTTTTTGTTATGATCTAacagttttgtataaataacttACGAAACTTCAAGGCTGTGGAAACTTTTCTAACGCTCGGGAAAAagtaatatactttttcgatGTATATTTTCATGCTCTATGTAGAATGGAtaggactaaactatagacataaTTAGGCCATAGAGACtacaatataaactagactatagacttgtctatatttTTCTTCATAGTCTATCTTTGATTAGtagcattaaataaaataaaattttaatataaaaaagttttttcttaaaaatttgaatttatatatatgtacaaattACAGTTAAtctaaacattaaattattcataatttaaACCAGTAATATTACGAATATAACCTAAAAACGAAGATACTCTTGTAAAACCTGCAGGAAATTTAAGCATACAACCTATCGAACGAGCAACAAACGAATCAATGCCGATTTGCACAAAATTATTAGCTTTGTTTTTCCAAATTAATGGACCACCAGAATCAGCATTGCAAGGCGATTTATTGGTATCATTCCAACCAATTGCACACAGAGTTGATTCTATTATAGCGTCTGGATTCTTATATAATTCTAGACAACGACTATTACTTATAACTTCTAATTGAGtccataataaaacattagaTTCACTGCCAATATCATCAGTTTCTTGACCAAATCCAGTAATTATAGCTTTAGCTcctacaaaattattttctgcTGCTGCCTCTGCCTTAGTTACCAAAGCAATGGGTTGTATGTTTTTGGTAAAGATTAATGGTGTTGGAAGTTTAATGAGTCCAATATCATTATTTGGAAAAACACTATTATATTCAGGATGTATGAAAAATTTGGAAGAGGTCATATTTATACCATTCTCATAATGATCGCGTTCTATAGTACCGAATATCAGTAAAAGTTCTTCTACATTACTTATACAATGTGCTGCTACTAAAACCCAATTTTCCGAAATAATAGAACCCCCTGACCACACAGGATGTTTAGcgtttaattttat is part of the Lucilia cuprina isolate Lc7/37 chromosome 3, ASM2204524v1, whole genome shotgun sequence genome and harbors:
- the LOC124418742 gene encoding collagenase-like; the encoded protein is MKSFLSKFNILWILLLYVKSTAAGNNQSAAIINGFRAIPGEYPWHVLLKETPQGSLLCGGSVINNIWVLTAAHCILNMESVYMQFGTVELFSNAPSMTSTALFPHPTYNSAAGDDDIGLIQLPYPLIYNSFIQPIPLVTSEEAANNDFIGVLALISGFGDYINKVRRISEWLLWGPEVVVSNNVCAASYGPTPAAHMCSVGYTVDRQHPCKGDSGGALVWRNPMNVYKQIGVFSYGRETNCAGYPSGYMRVSSYLDFINNITSLNFN